The DNA region AATTAACATAATAATTACATTCAATCAATTGAacttatcttcaaataatttagaaaggttcaattcaattaaagataggtttaattcaattagagataggtacaattcaattagagataggttcaattcaattagagataggtttaattcaattagagataggtacaattcaattagagataggtacaattcaattagagataggtacaattcaattagagataggttcaattcatttagagataggttcaattcaattcgagataggttcaattcaattcgAGATAGGTTCgattcaattagagataggttcaattcaattagagataggtacaattcgattagagataggtacaatccaattagagataggttcaattcaattagagataggtacaattcaattagaCTGTTCATGTTGTAATTCACATACCTTGAGAATACAGAAAGGTGTAATGACGTTGTATGCCATATGGAAGTAGTCGCCGATACTGGGCTGGCTCAGGGGAAACCATTCTACAGGTACAAACAACTACAATACGAAATAAATTACAGTGTAAAACAAACATCTCGGAGGAAATATCCGGCAATCTTCGGAAATTAAGTCCGATTTCTGATGATTACCAGAGTAGATAGCTGCCTAGCGGATGAGAGATGGTATTTGGTCAAAGAATCAACTCTATACTGTAAACccatataatatttttaaaatcaagatTTCCCCAGGATATATGTCAACTGTATACACATACAATTTCAGTATGATTTGATTGTTGACAGATAATGAACTTGTCCTTACACGTTATTATAGTAAATGTCACCTCTACGAACAACTAACTTAACACaactataaacaaaacaaaaacaaattgtaaaaaaaatatgccgTCCCGCTCCTATTCAACCAATCGCCCCGTGCAGAAGGGGTCAAAAAGAGGTCAAAGGTGATGTTTGACCCTTTGTTTACAgttgtagaacttgatgttgtGATTCTTTCACTCTTAAATACATGCAACGTTAACATCAGATAAAAGAGGAAacaattaaattgatataatgatgaaatattatttacatGATGAAAAACCTAAACATTGATACTAAACTTACTGCCGCTATCGGACGTCCGAAATCAAAGATCCAATTCTCAAAGGCCAACAAGAGCCATATATCCCAGTGAAACTTGTCCGACTTCCGGGCGGGCGCGTCATCTCTACagcatttaaaataaaaacaaatcattcCCAAGGTTTTAAACATAGTAAACTCCACTGCGGTGTATCTGTTATAATTAGGGAAAGGTATTTTCAGGTTTGCGGACCACAAGTATCACATAAGAGAGTAGAGCactttaaaatacaaaatcacTGATTTTTATGTACTCTCTCACCGACACAAGAACATTTGTATGTACTCTCTCACCGATAcaagtacatttatatgtactctctCACCGAGAcaagtacatttatatgtactctctCACCGAGAcaagtacatttatatgtactctctCACCGAgacaagtacatttgtatgtactcTCACCGAgacaagtacatttgtatgtactcTCACCGAGAcaagtacatttatatgtactctctCACCGAGAcaagtacatttatatgtactctctCACCGAgacaagtacatttgtatgtactcTCACCGGgacaagtacatttgtatgttctCTCTCACCgagacatgtacatttgtatgttctCTCTCACCGAGAcaagtacatttatatgtactctctCACCGAGAcaagtacatttatatgtactctctCACCGAGACAAGTACGTTTATATGTACTCTCTCACCGAgacaggtacatttgtatgttctCTCTCACCGAgacaagtacatttgtatgtactcTCTCACCGAgacaagtacatttgtatgtactcTCTCACCGAGACAAGTGCATTAATATGTACTCTCTCTCACCGAGACAGgaacatttgtatatactctCTCACCGAGACAGGGACATTTGTATGTACTCTCTCACCGAgacaagtacatttgtatgtactcTCTCACCGAgacaggtacatttgtatgtactcTCTCACCGACAcaagtacatttatatgtactctctCACCGAGACaggtacatttatatgtactctctCACCGACAcaagtacatttatatgtactctctCACCGAGAcaagtacatttatatgtactctctCACCGAgacaagtacatttgtatgtactcTCTCACCgagacatgtacatttgtatgtactcTCACCGAgacaagtacatttgtatgtacgcTCTCACCGAgacaagtacatttgtatgtactcTCTCACCGAgacaagtacatttgtatgtactcTCTCACCGAGAcaggtatatgtgtatgtacTCTCTCACCGAGACAAGTAGATTTGTATGTACTCTCTCACCGACACAAGAGCATTTGTATGTACTCTCTCACCGAgacaagtacatttgtatgtactcTCTCACCGAGACAAGTACATTTGTAAGTTGCCGATCTCAGAAATACTGGGAATATTAGATAAATGTATCTGCTGTTGTTTATTTCTTTGACTACTGTTAATCATTCTCAACGTTGAACTCGGCATCACTTTTTGTGATCAATCTGTCAAATTTGTTACAAATGTTTGAGGTTATCTTCTCCGGGTTGGACACCTGACCCGGATCACCGGTAGTCCGGATGTTACCTCTCCGAGTCGGATACCTGACCCGGTACACCGGTAGTCCGGACGTTACCTCTCCGAGTCGGAGACCTGACCCGGTACACCGGTAGTCCGGACGTTACCTCTCCGAGTCGGAGACCTGACCCGGATCACCGGTAGTCCGGACCCTACCTCTCCGAGTCGGAGACCTGACCCGGTACATCGGTAGTCCGGACGTTACCTCTCCGAGTCGGAGACCTGACCCGGTACACCGGTAGTCCGGACGTTACCTCTCCGGGTCGGAGACCTGACCTGGATCACCGGTAGTCCGGACGTTACCTCTCCGAGTCGGAGACCTGACCCGGTACACCGGTAGTTCGGACGTTACCTCTCCGAGTCGGATACCTGACCCGGATCACCGGTAGTTCGGACGTTACCTCTCCGAGTCGGAGACCTGACCTGGTACACCGATAGTCCGGACATAACCTCTCCGGGTCGGAGACCTGACCTGGATCACCGGTAGTCCGGATGTTACCTCTCCGAGTCGGAGACCTGACCCGGATCACCGGTAGTCAGGACGTTACCTCTCCGAGTCGGACACCTGACCCGGTCCACCGGTAGTCCGGACGTTACCTCTCCGAGTCGGAGACCTGACCTGGTACACCGATAGTCCGGACATAACCTCTCCGGGTCGGAGACCTGACCTGGATCACCGGTAGTCCGGATGTTACCTCTCCGAGTCGGAGACCTGACCCGGATCACCGGTAGTCAGGATGGATCACCGGTAGTCAGGATGTTACCTCTCCGAGTCGGATACCTCACCCGGTACACCGATAGTCCGGACATAACCTCTCCGGGTCGGAGACCTGACCTGGATCACCGGTAGTCCGGATGTTACCTCTCCGGGTCGGAGACCTGACCTGGATCACCGGTAGTCCGGACGTTACCTCTTCGATTCAGAGACCTGACTCGGTCGAATAGTATAATGAATCATGTGACAAATCGCCTGAAGTTTCCATTAACGATTAGTATGTAGATAATGCAATTGTCCAATGTCGAGATGTAAGTGTTCCGTAGGTATTTTTAATTCTACCTTCTGGGGTAATGTGATTGATATGATAAGACGAAAACCGGCCatgatgtgttgtattatatttattttcatggtaagataatgtttatattccCCCACTATCTAATATTTGTTACAATCTATCACTACAAGAAAGGTTATGTGATTTCATCCATGACTTAATAGTTCTTTTTGAAAAAGAATCATTGGTGAAATaaaaatgccccccccccccccccccccccccccccattataatattataatgcTTTTTTGAGTCACCTGTTCGACTAGATTGGTTTTTTCTCAATAAGTCGACCGTTCAATATGAATATACACATAAAATAAACTGTCATAGGTGGTCGGGTGATAAACACGGTGATAAACTTTTCTCATTGTCGTACAATAAGACCCCATGCACGCTTTCAGCCAACAAGAGTGTTTcgaaatttttgtaaaataaataaagtttattataGATTAAATAGAGCGGGGTAACACAACATATAATTATTTCAGAGATTGTTCTCAAGCTCTGTAAGATTACACCACAGTACCTGTCTATCACGATATCCGGTTCTTCCAAGTCGTAATCCCGGGTCTGACGTTTTCGCAGGTTGCCGTACAAATCGGCCATGATGATTGACTGGTTGAATCAACTGTGCAATGTTTGTACCCGCTTAAGATACGGTGTTATCAGAAGCTTCTCGTATCAAACTGTACACAGTTCTGACCCAGTGTATGTTAACCGTTCATATCAATACACTAGTTTGTTTACCCGAGTTTTGTGGCGACCGATTCGTATGGTAAAGCAAGCTGACCTGTACGTCCATAAGATTGTACAACATATCGGTAgtgcacaggggcatgtctagtcttatataatataagggctgtgtgaagttagctcaacatacgacatacgacatacgacatatcagccaacgaggtaacttttgaatgttcagcggcagaacattcaaaatctgaatgtcgtatgtcgtatgttgagcggctgaacattcaaaatctgaatgttgtatgtcgtatgttgagccgctgaacattcaaaatttgaatgtcgtatgtcgtatgtcgtatgtcgagccgctgaacattcaaaatctgaatgttgtatgtcgtatgtcgtatgttcagcggctgaacattcaaaagttccctcgttggctagtaaaaacacaagatatgaagttttgtatgtcgtatgtcgtatgttgagcggctgaacattcaaaatctgaatgttgtatttcgtatgttgagccggtgaacattcaaaatttgaatgtcgtatgtcgacccgttgaacatttaaaatcaaaatctgaatgtcgtatgtcgtatgttcagcggctgaacattcaaaatctgaatgtcgtatgtcgtatgtccagccgctgaacattcaaaagttccctcgctggctggtaaaaacacaagatatcaagttttgaatgtcgtatgttgagcggctgaacattcaaaatctgaatgttgtatgtcgtatgttgagccgctgaacattcaaaattttgaatgtcgtatgtcgtatgtcgagccgctgaacattcaaaatcaaaatctgaatgtcgtatgtcgtatgttcaacggctgaacattcaaaatttgaatgtcgtaagTCGTATGTCCaaccgctgaacattcaaaagttccctcgctggctggtaaaaacacaagatatcaagttttgaatgtcgtatgttgagcggctgaacattcaaaatctgaatgttgtatgtcgtatgttgagccgctgaacattcaaaattttgaatgtcgtatgtcgtatgttgtatgtcgtatgtcgtatgtcgagccgctgaacattcaaaagttccctcgttggctagtaaaaacacaagatatgaagttttgaatgttgtatgtcgtatgttgagcggctgaacattcaaaatttgaatgtcgtatttCGAGCCGCTGaccattcaaaatcaaaatctgaatgtcgaatgtcgtatgtcgagccgctgaacattcaaaagttacctcgttggctggtaaaaacacaagatatgaagttttgaatgtcgaatgtcgtatgttgagcggctgaacattcaaaaactgaatgttgtatgtcgtatgtcgagccgctgaacattcaaaatcaaaatctgaatgtcgtatgtcgtatgttcagcggctgaacattcaaaatctgaatttcgtatgtcgtatgttcagccgctgaacattcaaaagttacctcgttggctggtaaaaacacaggATATGGAGTTTTGAATGtcgaatgtcgtatgttgagcggctgaacattcaaaaactgaatgtcgtatgttgagccgctgaacattcaaaatttgaatgtcgtatgtcgtttgtcgagccgctgaacattcaaaatcgaAATCTGAATTtggtatgtcgtatgttgagcggctgaacattcaaaatctgaatatcgtatgtcgtatgttgagcgactgaacattcaaaatttgaatgtcgtatgtcgtatgtccagccgctgaacattcaaaagttccctcgctggctggtaaaaacacaagatatcaagttttgaatgtcgtatgttgagcggctgaacattcaaaatctgaatgttgtatgtcgtatgttgagccgctgaacattcaaaattttg from Pecten maximus unplaced genomic scaffold, xPecMax1.1, whole genome shotgun sequence includes:
- the LOC117319887 gene encoding ceroid-lipofuscinosis neuronal protein 6-like — protein: MADLYGNLRKRQTRDYDLEEPDIVIDRDDAPARKSDKFHWDIWLLLAFENWIFDFGRPIAALFVPVEWFPLSQPSIGDYFHMAYNVITPFCILKLIDRSSRKLSSTLTHLCVIIFVMGSSIHLVGDSINHRLVIIGYQLHLSVRDNPIMQTLQPKELIDSFELLYNYDEVIGHLMW